The Phaseolus vulgaris cultivar G19833 unplaced genomic scaffold, P. vulgaris v2.0 scaffold_21, whole genome shotgun sequence genome segment ACTGATTTGACATTTCGCCAACCCCCTCTGATCAAATGACACGTGGACTTATCAACGAGTATTATTCACTGCCGTTTGCGCATCTTGCAACGTTCAAAACTCTTAAAACCTTCGCGCCACTTCACTGTTTCGTTACCTTCTTCTTGATTCATAACGTTCGAAATACCTTTGCGAATTCTTCATCTGCTTCGATCATCATCTTGCTCAACACACCcttgatcatcaaaaggtaacctTTTTATCTCTCCCACTGacatttgctgcattttaatcggtttacatcatccattaactgtctggagcatacgttgtgggctgttttttctttACTTCGCTTTTTCCTGCGTTTAGGTTTTCTAGCTTTCtctctgcgagccccccttgttcgttttgtcttcttcttttcagtCGAGTCATTCTGTTTATGAACTTTCATCTCTTccctttttcatcttctttgcAGTTCTTCTGATGGCTAGCATCAAAATCACTCCAAACCCTCCTTCATCTCTTCAAAACCCTCCGCCGAAAACTCGCAAGGTCATCCCTTCCTCTTCCCGCAATCCACCAAGGGATCCTAGTATCCCTAAAAGCCAGGCCGAGAGATCCGCATCCTCTCGACCCAACCAACCGCAACCAACCCCACCTCAAACCAGCGCAGCTGTGAGACCCCCTCCTGATTACAAATAGTTGTACCCTTGGGGCACTTCAGCTTTGCTGGGTGAGACCTCTTCCATCAACACCGACATTGACGTCCTTCGCCTCAAGAAAGGTGATAAAGCTCATCTTTCCTTTAGCAAAGAGCATGATGACAAGGTGATCGTTCGTCCTTGTCCCCCTAGGGAGCCCATCTGCATCGACGACCAGGGGAACAATGGCGaacccttctgcttcgtctatgCTACCATGTTGAAGAAGGTCAAGCTCCGCTTCcccttcactcgcttcgagagggagctcttgaccgagctcgacatagCCCCCGCCTAGCTACATCCCAACAACTGGGCATTCGTCAGGGCGTACCAGATCGTTTACGCGCATCTGGGGCACCcagcctccgtggacgtgttcctcttcttgttcgaggccaagaacccaagtgatcgtctatgggtcagcctcaacgggattgctgggaggtacatcctctccatcttccagcaatcctataaggactAGAAAGGCAAATTTGTGCGTGTTTTCCGCAACGACCAGGACCCTACCCTCCTCGACGGATTTCCCTTGTACTAGGTGAATAAGGGAAAGAAAGAGTCCAAGGACAACTTCAGGAGGGCTAGAAGTCCAGAAAAGATGGGGGAGCTTGACAAGGATCTATGCAACTTCTGGAAAGGAGTTTCCTCCTCCAACATAACCCTGGccacctcctccatcatcacctACGAATTCCACGAAAGTCAACTGGACTTTCATATAGGTTTGTCTTCCCCTCATCTCCAAGTTTCCTTTTCCTTGAATTCGCATCACTCTATCTTTTACTAATGTTGCTTGTGCCATTCTGATATGCATGTAGTCTTGACTGGTTAACCCATGCATTAGTTCTCACTGCTTATTTTCCTGTGCATCATCAACTGCTTGAACTGGACTGGTTTGTGATCGTTGATTTCTTTATGCAGATACAATGTTGGGAAAGGAGCATATGGCGAGACTGCGCTCAATAGCCAAGCTTCATAATctggcggcgggctcccaaaccatTCCCAACTCTGCCGCAGAAGCCGCTGCTGCCCAAGGCAGATCTCCACATGTTGGCCCATCCCCTCCTATCGCTCTTCATGCTCCTGAGCGAAAGGAGCTGCCACCAAAAAGGGCTAAGAGGAAGACCCCCAGAGTGGTGTCAGATGAGGAGGAAGACGAAAGCATTGAAGACGGGCTAGTCTGCAAGAGAAAAAGGGCGACCGTAGCTGAGCCACCAGTAGTTGGAGGCACCAGCCCCAACTACACCGAGAAccccccccagcgcctccacacccTTCGAGTCTACTAGGGATGCTCtcccttcaaatgcctcagctgCTGGAGCTACAAAAGAATAGCTTGCAGATACGCAAGCTTCCCCTCAACCTACAGCagagctcctgcctcaccaccaCTCCACGAGGCCCCCCTCGCTATCCAAACttgtgagggtggtggtgagaatCAACCTTCAACGCCTCCTCCAGCTCTAGCTCTTCCAGCTCTTACCGTTGCCTTAAATCACGCAAGGGCGACAAGGTCTCTTTTCCGAAAACTTAAAATCgataagcatgcaaacttagtgaacttggaaactttgataaacttcgaaaccttctttgTTGGGTgtcctcgttaaaaaccctccttagggtaaaaagagtgcccccttgaaaaactgttttaactgaaactactttaaacTGTTCAAGTTAATCACTACTtacaatgctttaactgtaataaaacttgagatgggtggcgttctgTACCGTCCcatacccgggcgttgacgaagtcaaggtcaaagtcagcgttGAGGtaaaagtcaacataaggcgtcacCCAGGTGGGTGACGCCAAGCgcaagcgtcgccaagaggaagcatcgccaagaggaagcgtcgccaagaggaagcatcgccaagataaggcgtcgcctagcagggcgtcgccaagataaggcgtcgccaagcagGGTGTCGCCAAGGTGGAATGACACAAAAGCGAGGTGACCACAGCGCTTCtccccgacacccatgggtaggaaagaccatggagggggcgacgccgtgggaaggcctcagacccctgataaccagggaacagtgataaagagaagagaaaggtggcttcaaggccacagAAATAGCACCAGTATagagcaacctgactcgtgaagtgcccctgccatCCAAAAATGCCCTTGGGATAAatacgacccaggagagggGTCATGCCCGGGGGCAGCCAGGCACAGggcacgagaggaaggtagatacgctctcacaatgagtgactagaggcttgggggcatgagttggcacccaaaaagtgaccccttgcgcagttgcactcccaggtaggagggcTCACGCGAGGAAACACCCTCAGATAGGGTAACGGTGTTGTGAggtcctccacgtgtacaacagccaagTCAGAATGGAAACGCCAcgttgtcaggtacaaggtaattaaggttatttaatacagttttccGTTTCGAgtgtttaaggtactataaatgctcccgaACGTTtcgaacgtcttaaatgcgctgagcgtttttataattaaatgcgctttaaggtgcTTTGAATGTGTGAagagcttaaatagcgctttgaatgttgggaacgggggtcgaacttttggcaaatttcctagaaactctctagttgcttgctagAGCCTTGAGGtaacgcacaagggactagggaaagatttttgctagaaggagaaatatacactagacacagtttcctttttaccaccttcagagtgcccatacgcggtgctccgatacggaggtgcatagtttttggtgtttcttgctggctgacttgagcgtcagagtgcaaacggccgctagggcgcccttttgtccttctttgcaggtttCAACAGATTGCCggagggaaggtgtccctagctgacgggcaaggttgcgcacaaagacgtcccaggtcaatcggacggaacatttggcgcccaccgtggggctgatctaaaacatcagtcccatcacaaatTTGAGGAGATTTTTCGAGTTACAGTAATGTTGGAAGAGGTTTGAGAAGACAGTGAAGAATGGCCACCACGAGACGAGGTAATGCACGCGCTATGAGTGAGGAGATGTCCATGCAGCGAGTCATGGAGATAATGCGAGGGCTGCAAGACGATATGGCAGAATCGAAGTTGGaacaggagcgcatgcaggcggatctcgaagcctcgcatgcgaggaacgaagagctccgtcTGGTGAATGAAGAGCTGCGCCAGGGTTTGAGGAACAACCCGGGGCAACGTGAACCAGATGAGATGGAACATCTCACCCCGCCGAGGGAGTTcaccactcccttctcgcatgAAATcttagacgcagcgatccccaacacgtttGCGGGGCCTAAGGCGATTTTCACCggaatggaggatcctgaggcgcacctcactgcgttccacacgcagatggtgttAGTAGGAGGTTCAGGCGCTgcaagatgcaagctcttcatgagcactttaaCTGGGATGACGATGGATTGGTTTATTAGCCTTCCTAACGGCTATATCACCTCCTTCCAGCAGTTGTCACAGCTATTCAGAGAGCAATACCTGGCGAACAGGGCCCCGCCGCCAGTTTCCCATGACATATTTAATGTGAAGCAATACCAAGGAGAGAGTTTGAAAgaatacatcaaccgcttcggggcccaaGTGGTGAAAACCGGTACCTCGGAAgagcccatgattgtgtatgcCTTCAGGAAGGGCGTGAGTCCCGACCCCTTTTGCGAGTCTATTATACGCAATCGCCCAaggactttcgctgaaataCGACGTCGCGCGGTGGAGCATATCGCTTCcgagggagaggtgtgtgaaaaacgcaccagcgtcgtgccctcacgcccaagGGTACAGACGCGGAGTCAGCCCGTCAGGGaaaatgagaccacgacgggaagaaaaaaaccagaggggagacgcccctacgagaccagaaaaccccagccccggccccggggcccagcaggaggcgatcgtCCTGTCAGGGAGAGGGccagaccggcgaggtacaacttcgcggtggagttgaaggacctgatagccgtgcctaatatagctgagaggttgaggcgaccggcgaagactgacaaggtaTTGGGGCCACgaaaagactcttggtgtgagttccacgaagctTTTGGTCATCACATCgacaactgcctgtcgttggggtATCAGCTAGACGAGCTTGTGAGAAGCGGTTTGCTGAAGGATTATGTTGCAGAACCCGCCGAGACACCCACCCTGCCGGCGCCCACAGAAGAACAGGCGCACGAGATGCCCGTGctcggcgaggtccataccatcgccggaggcttctctggtggcagacacaccgcctcccagcggaagaaatacgcgaggggggtcaactcaatTGAAGAGAGAATCTCGGgtgagccatgggagtcggacctcgtgttcacgagagggGACCTCCGAGATGttgtaccccacgacaacgaccccgtagTCATTTCAGTCGTCACAGCGGGCCGTAAGGTACACAGGGTCCTTGTCGACCAAGGGAGCTCCGCGGACGTCATGTTTTTGTCGACGTTCAACAAGCTGCGTTTGTCCCCTGACCttctgaggccctacacaggctgcctatatgggttcgcagACAACCAAGTGGAAGTCTGaggctacttggagctgaggacgacatTCACAGATGGAGAAGCCTCGCGCACCGAAAGCATACGATACTTGGTCGTAAACGCCAATTCcacctacaacatcttgttggggagACCGGCGCTGAATAGGCTCAACGCGGTATCCTCCACgcgtcatatgaagatgaagctgccagacctCAGCGGCAAGGTAATAGTTATCAAGTCGGACTAGGAGGAAGCGCggaagtgttatgaaaacagcctaAAATAGAGGAAAAGtgtgttcatggtgtttgagcgTCCGCCAAGTGTCGACGTGACAATGATAGAGGCGACGCCCTCCGGGTCAACGCCTGTTGAGGCCACGCCCGTGGGGGCGACGCCCGAAGCTGACACACTCATGGGAGAGGGTCCCGACCGCACGGCGCCAGCGGAAAAGGCGACGCCCATTCAGGATAACAGCAGGGACCAACAAGCGACTAACGTGGTGGATAGGAACATTAGCGGCAAGACGTTTAAACTAGGGCGTCTGCTGAGTCAAGAAGAGCAGGAGGCGGTGGCAGAGGTGATCTCACGCCATTTGGACGCCTTcgcgtggtctgcctcggacatgcccggcatcgaccctgatttcttatgtcatcacctcagcatggacgccacggttcgccccgtgcgccaaaggaggagaaaattcaatgaagagaggcagctggtggtaCGCGAAGAAACGAAGAAGCTGCTGagggctggccacatcagggaaatccaataccccgaatggctagccaacgtcgtcctggtaaagaaggcgaatgggaagtggaggatgtgcgtggacttcactgacctaaacaaggtgtgcccgaaggactcgtacccactgcccagcatTGACGCGTCGGTAGATAGCGCCTTCGGCtgcaaggtgctaagtttcctggatgcgttctcggggtacaaccagattaaaatgcacccgagagatgaaagcaaaaccgcattcatgacggaaactagcagttactgttacaaggtgatgcctttcggcttgaagaatgcgggtgccacctaccaaaggctgatggacaaggttcTAGCACCCATGTTAGGAAGAAATgtatacgcctacgtggatgatatggtagtggCGTCGAGGGATAAGGCACAGCATGTGGCGGACCTGGAGGAATTAttcgtcactatatccaagtaCCACCTCAaactaaaccccgagaagtatgtcttcggggtagaggctgggaggttcctaggtttcatgctcacggagaggggaatagaAGCGAATCCCGACAAGTGCATAGCAATCATCGCCATGCGTAGCCCGACGTCAGTAAAAGAAGTACAACAGCTGACGGGgtggatggcggcgctctcgaggtttgtttctgccggaggagagaaggggcacccatatttccagtgccttaaGAGGAACAGTCGTTTCGCATGGACGGACGAATGCGAAACGGCTTTCATCAAGCTAAAAGAATACCTGGCGGCACCACCgatcctctgcaaaccggtagaaggcgtgcccctccggctgtacttcACGGTGACGGAAcgagctatcagctctgtgttagtccaagagcaggaccagattcaaaggcctatctacttcgtaagcaaggccctACAAGGCGTGGAGACGAGGTACCAGgcgttggagaaggcagcgctggcggtggtgttttccgccaggaggcttcgtcattacttccacagcttcacggtggtagtgatgacgaacctccctatacagaaggtaccgcagaagcccgatgtagctggaaggatggtgcgctgggcggtggagctttcagaattcgacatctagtatgagcccagagggtCCGTCAAAGGGCAGGTATACGCAAATTTcgtggcagaactctcgcccggaggcgAACAGGAGGTGGAGGCAGGCTCACAGTGGTCGCTCTCAgtggatggctcttccaaccagcaaggaagtggtgcgggaatagtcttggaaggaccagacggtgtactgatcgagcaggccctgcgcttcgcttTCAAAGGtagtaataatcaggctgagtacgaagccctgattgcaggaatgctttTAGCCAAAGAAATGGGCGTGCGGAACCTATTAGTGAAGAGTGACTCTCAACTGGTTACGGGGCAAGTGttgggtgagttccaggcgaaagacccacagatggcggcataTTTAAGGTACGTCGAATCGCTAAAGGGAGCCTTTAGTGCtcttgagctggtgcatgtcccaagggagcagaatgccagagctgacctgctcgccaagctggccagctcaggcaagggggccAGGCAGAGGACTGTAATCCAATAAACGCTTAAGGCTCCGAGGAAATTCATAgaggataacagggtggatgtcctccatatAAGCACCGCGAGaggaaggccaaggagtcatcgttccttGACTCAGGATACGTTGAAGGCGCCTCACATTAGCGTATACACGGACACGCCCGAAGGAGGGAGGCAAGCGCAGATACATGttttagccgaaggagacacctggatgacgccatacaggcGGTACCTAGCGGATGGGGTTCTCCCAGTGGAGTCTGAAGAAGGTAAGAAGGTTAAGAGAAATGCTGCAAGGTACACCCTGGTAGACAGagtgtgatggagatcaagctcaagaggacatggaggccaatcaacaagatcaagaagaggtggaggcacaaatggaggacgcccatggaggtcaaagtccacctcaaaggattacaagaagcatgttcaaagctttgggagctagaggacatttattttctctttttgtaatttctttagttgaaggtgcttagagggaaacattagaaacctcttttattttagcatcttttaggctttagttaggagctttaggagggggggtgtattagtagataggtgtaggtgtagtttttgggaggtgtcatagtagaaaaaggtcacacctcccatgtgacttgtttttggtgggaatttcaaatgagtttatttgaaatttcccacctatttttcagcaccttaggctataaatagaggtgcttcctttgtaaaattcatattggaatttgatcctgcctgttgaccagaacattggaacctgcctcgtcaaaggatcgacgtgcgcaccgcttcaaacctccgtccttcttcaagatccacctcaagaacctgcaaaagaacagagcggcgctgctgcggccgatcgcactccaacgcccaagtcagtgaccgaaccaccaaatgctaagagcaagaacactctagaactctcaaggaaccgtgcaatgttctctctcacagtatgctcaagaactcgcaagcataaagagtataatctgaacgtgcgtacctcagaaagttcgttgagaactcttatatacctggtcactttctctctcctggcagttacagacctggacacgtggctcgcatccagtcgtacacgtgccatcatctggagcctccttgacttgggcgctgcttctgactctctttttggctaagttatttatgcatggtactgcctagtgcatagctaacttgggagcacgatctctactggaattggcgagtgagggtgctctcgtacaccttccctgtggtctcgccggccgccttcataatctgcaccaccttcatcttcggcgatgtgcttgctctggcgatctccaatcgcttggtcgcctgagtttacatctggcgacttcaccttcaactgggcgatcgccggtcctggtatgctggagaccggaacacgccaacttaataactggcgactacacgaaccccccccccccccgacttccttcacttctgcgaatctggcgccttgtcaacacgcctacactgtagcttggtgccacgtcatcacttccgactaccaggacggtacacaagccccccagtcttaagcgaagacttgtccagcgaaaagactgaaagagtcacgtcaacaccgacctacgtggcactgacgcagaattccaagcggttgtactttctgcttctctgacgctccaccaaacccctcacccatcgctcgacacgtggcttcatcaacggttaccttcagttaccgtttgcgcttcccaaacccatttcgaaaaacccttttaaacccattttcactccactgttccatcacttttcttcgtattcgcaaacgctctaacttccttctgcaaaaaagctctcagcgttctccaatattctgaatcaccagcatccttcatcgtcttcctgatcatcaaaaggtacctcctttccttcttctgctggtttttcttgcattttaaccgattcgcatcatcctgtaactgtctggtgcatacgttgtgggttgtttttgcgatttctccttcttcgtaacttagggctctgtcaacgtcacaacgaacctacgttcgttcgtttttcacctttcttccatgatcgattcagcctctgtgacccctgatcatttttccttttcttcttcctttgcagctgcaacaatgactcgctcaaagatcaccccaaatcctcctccttcatcacgaaacccctcttcacaagcacacgacccaccgcgagtacgtggcgcttcgtcttctcaggctgagaggcctgcaccttcccgccccaacctggcccaggctactccgcctgtcaccggaggagcctccgtccccccaccagacttcaaaaaactatacccctgggccaactcgaccctgttgggggaaacatcttctgtgaacactacgggggcagttctgcgactgacgaagggggatgagcctcaccaatcattccacaaggagcacgatgagaagatgacagtgctaccttgccGCCCTGGCCTGCCAGTTTGTGCTGACGACAAGGCAAACACCGGTGGAGCCTTCtgtttcgtctacacaaccctattcaagaaggtgaaactcaggtttcccttcacccgctttgagagggagcttctcactgagctcaacatcgccgccgcccagcttcatcccaacagctgggcgttcgtgcgagcgttccaagtgatgtgcgaccatctggggttgccagcatctgtagatgtatttttatttctcttcgaagccaagcacccaggagaccgcctgtgggtaagcttgaatgggattgctgggagatcaatcctttccatcttccagcaatcctataaagactggaagggcataTTTGTCCAGATACGCCCCAACGAGAAAGACGCGTCGCTGCTcaacggtttccccttgtattgggtaaacaaggggaacaaagagtccaaaagctgcttcaggagacccagaagtcctgatagcatgggcactttggacagagatctctgttttttctggaagagtgtggcagacgccaacatcaccttcctcaccaccacacttatctgcttcgagttcttcgaggaccaactcgaaattcgaataggttcgAATGCTTAAGCTCTTGTTTTAATACTtacttctgttaactgtttctgggcgtcttgtgcgttgtgcgcaagactttggttttatttttctgcacccttTATCTGTTTTGCTGCGTATTGCCTTATGCATTCATTTTCCCTCTGAACTAACCCttgcatttttgctctatgcagataacatgttgggccagggcaagcttgCTGAAttaagggcgctcgcccgaatccacgggttcccaaacagtgccaaattctgtggtggagatcgccgccgcacagggccgatcgccacccaagggcccagctccttccGATGTCTAACCCGCCGCTCAACGcaagaaacttgtcctcaaaagacccaagaggaaaactccccaggtagtccacgaggaggaggaggaagacgacgaggccactgaagatggccttgttacgaagaggaagagggtgacaccttcttcaccatctgcaccaccccctcttccagcatcaacaccgccatccacgcctgccCCTCCTCCATCATTGCCACCTCCATCAGCTCCtgcttcaccagtccaagccattccattggcatccgcgccacctgcggttgaggcccccgggccaaacttcatggaggaccccccgagtgCCTCCACACCTTGTGCAATagttggagggggtcctccttcaaatgcctcagccgcagacgttgctccaaacggggatgaggttgcccatgcctctccaattctgattaccgaatccccgacgtcgccaccacgcccagaagcgcctactgaagaaccaactaaagaaggtggcgacgaaaaccaacaacaggcccacccagcgcctctacaagcagcaaacctccctcttgaggtcacgaggatgtgggagcctttatctgccaagttgaagacgatagcagaagacatccccgccatcataactagagctgtggagagctccaccaggaagctccaggacgacctcttcaaccttagaactgagaacagcaccatgagggttgaggtggagaagttgtccttcaatctgacactcgcggagattgaacactcccgagtaga includes the following:
- the LOC137817216 gene encoding uncharacterized protein translates to MSEEMSMQRVMEIMRGLQDDMAESKLEQERMQADLEASHARNEELRLVNEELRQGLRNNPGQREPDEMEHLTPPREFTTPFSHEILDAAIPNTFAGPKAIFTGMEDPEAHLTAFHTQMVLVGGSGAARCKLFMSTLTGMTMDWFISLPNGYITSFQQLSQLFREQYLANRAPPPVSHDIFNVKQYQGESLKEYINRFGAQVVKTGTSEEPMIVYAFRKGVSPDPFCESIIRNRPRTFAEIRRRAVEHIASEGEVCEKRTSVVPSRPRVQTRSQPVRENETTTGRKKPEGRRPYETRKPQPRPRGPAGGDRPVRERARPARYNFAVELKDLIAVPNIAERLRRPAKTDKVLGPRKDSWCEFHEAFGHHIDNCLSLGYQLDELVRSGLLKDYVAEPAETPTLPAPTEEQAHEMPVLGEVHTIAGGFSGGRHTASQRKKYARGVNSIEERISGEPWESDLVFTRGDLRDVVPHDNDPVVISVVTAGRKVHRVLVDQGSSADVMFLSTFNKLRLSPDLLRPYTGCLYGFADNQVEV
- the LOC137817217 gene encoding uncharacterized protein, with amino-acid sequence MGEGPDRTAPAEKATPIQDNSRDQQATNVVDRNISGKTFKLGRLLSQEEQEAVAEVISRHLDAFAWSASDMPGIDPDFLCHHLSMDATVRPVRQRRRKFNEERQLVVREETKKLLRAGHIREIQYPEWLANVVLVKKANGKWRMCVDFTDLNKVMPFGLKNAGATYQRLMDKVLAPMLGRNVYAYVDDMVVASRDKAQHVADLEELFVTISKYHLKLNPEKYVFGVEAGRFLGFMLTERGIEANPDKCIAIIAMRSPTSVKEVQQLTGWMAALSRFVSAGGEKGHPYFQCLKRNSRFAWTDECETAFIKLKEYLAAPPILCKPVEGVPLRLYFTVTERAISSVLVQEQDQIQRPIYFVYANFVAELSPGGEQEVEAGSQWSLSVDGSSNQQGSGAGIVLEGPDGVLIEQALRFAFKGSNNQAEYEALIAGMLLAKEMGVRNLLVKSDSQLVTGQVLGEFQAKDPQMAAYLRYVESLKGAFSALELVHVPREQNARADLLAKLASSGKGARQRTVIQ